In Lolium rigidum isolate FL_2022 chromosome 7, APGP_CSIRO_Lrig_0.1, whole genome shotgun sequence, the DNA window atcatcagaaaacaagctactcaaagtagataactcagtcatgtgttcaacagcactttctttttcagtaccacaaaagggtgttttctcaacaatagctatatgagatagatcaagagaaaaatcataatctttatccctaatgtttataggagatgtggcaaatttaggatcgggagacagctttatatctaacagtatgttctcgcaagcaactttttaatttttcttgcatcagtagtagcatggcatttttcaataaaatcatcatcaagttccacataatcttcatcaagatcatcactagagtattcaagttcaggtgaattaacaggtgtagtaacatcaggagtttcagcattttcaatttgtctagacctagcaattttagcatctagaaaagttcccaatgaaccactatcatcaagcacaacagaaatattatcaatattatgagagttttcagattcagcagaagtaccagcatttgaagcatgtggcggtgaaacaagtttatcaatcacagatggtgaatcaagagcagccagaggtactcagagttgtaccttttcttgtagtggatggtaatatggcgaccttagtatcgcgagttttacccatgatggagaatttgcaacgaacaatatcaatccaagtgaacttccaaataaagctatgctccccggcaacggcgccagaaaatagtcttgatgacccacaagtataggggatcgcaacagtcttcgagggaagtattacccaatttattgattcgacacaaggggagacaaagaacacttgaaagccttaacagcggagttgtcaattcagccgcactcggaaacagtacttgctcgcaagagtttatcagtagtaacagttttatagcgatagcgtagtgaaataacaagcagcagagtaacaaagacagcgagtagtgattatagtaaacagcaggattaaaatactgtaggcacggggacggataacgggcgttgcatggatgagagaaactcatgtaacaatcatagcagggcatttgcagataataataaaacggtgtccaagtactaataaatcaataggcatgtgttccaattatagttgtacgtgctcgcaatgagaaacttgcacaacatcttttgtcctaccagccggtggcagccgggcctcaagggaaactatcggatattaaggtactccttttaatagagtaccggagcaaagcattaacactccatgaacacatgtgatcctcacatcgctaccatcccctccggttgtcccaatttccgtcacttcggggccattggttccggacagcgacatgtgtatacaacttgcgggtaagatcataaacaacgaatatcttcatgaatcaataacatgttcagatctgagatcatggcactcgggccctagtgacaagcattaagcataacaagttgcaacaatatcataaaagtaccatctacggacactaggcactatgccctaacaatcttatgctattacatgaccaatctcatccaatccctaccatccccttcggcctacagcgggggaattactcacacatggatgggggaaacattgctggttgatggagaggcgttggcggtgatggcggcgatgatctcctccaattccccgtcccggcggagtgccataacggagacttctggctcccgagacggagtttcgcgatgtggcggcgtttggagggtttctggcgacttcgacttctccccgtgcgtttttaggtcgaggcgaataagtagtccgaaggagggcgtcggaggccagccgagggggccacaccacatggccgcgcgggcccccctgggccgcgccgccctatggtgtggggccctcgggcctccaccttacttgtccttctggctccgtcacattccgggaaaataggccctttcgtcaaaatcccgaggtttttcccgaaagttggatttctgcacaaaaacgagacaccagaacagttctgctgaaaacagcgttagtccgtgttagttgcatccaaaatacacaaattagaggcaaaacaatagcaaaagtgttcgggaaagtagatacggttttggacgtatcatagaCAAAGGTGGTTCTTTTTGTTTctgaagggaacaagggaacctacttatcaaccatcccatgcactcttcatcaataggtgactcaatgttttatcaacccatctactctcttgttaccatcttctttctttcttttctgtagacaaaggtggtcctttttggttttttaagggaacaagggaacctacttatcaacctcccatgcactcttttaTCAATagatgactcaatgttttaccaacccatctactcttttgttacctcttttttttttctttttctctacacaaaggtggtcctttttgttttttaagggaacaagggaacctacttatcaaccctctgaTGCACtctttcatcaacaggtgactcaatgttttatcaacccatctactatcttgttaccatcttttttttttctgtacacaaaggtggtcctttttttaagggaacaagggaacctacttatcaaccctcccatgcactattcatcaacaggtgactcaatgttttatcaacccatctactctcttgttaccatcttctttcttttctcgtttctgtagacaaaggtggtcctttttgttttttaagggaacaagggaacctacttaacaaccctcccatgcactcttcatcaacaggtgactcaatgttttatcaacccatctactctcttgttaccatcttctctctttcttttttctgtagacaaaggtggtcctttttgtttcttaagggaacaagggaacctacttatcaaccatctcatgcactattcatcaacaggtgactcaatgttttatcaacccatttactctcttgttacctccttctttttttttttttttagacaaagatggtcctttttgtttcttaagggaacaagggaacctacttatcaaccctcccatgcactcttcatcaacaggtgactcaatgttttatcaacccatctactctcttgttaccatcttctttttcttttttttgtagacaaaggtggtcctttttgtttcttaagggaacaagggaacaaaggtggtcctttttgtttcttaagggaacaagggagcctacttatcaaccatcgcatgcactattcatcaacaggtgactcaatgttttatcaacccatttagtctcttgttacctccttctttttatttctctttttttgtagacaaaggtggtcctttttgttttttaagggaacaagggaacctacttatcaaccctcccatgcactcttcatcaacaggtgactcaatgttttatcaacccatctactctcttgttaccatcttcttttttctttttttttgtagacacaggtggtcctttttgtttcttaagggaacaagggaacaaaggtggtcctttttgtttcttaaggAAACAAGGgagcctacttatcaaccatctcatgcactattcatcaacaggtgactcaatgttttatcaacccatttactctcttgttaccatcttctttcttttctgtttctgtagacaaaggtggtcttttttgttttttaagggaacaagggaacctacttatcaaccctcccatgcactctttcatcaacaggtgactcaatgttttatcaacccatctactctcttgttaccatcttcttttttcttttttttgtagacaaaggtggtcctttttgtttcttaagggaacaagggaacaaaggtggtcctttttgtttcttaagggaacaagggagcctacttatcaaccatctcatgcactattcatcaacaggtgactcaatgttttatcaacccatttactctcttgttaccatcttctttcttttctgtttctgtagacaaaggtggtcctttttgttttttaagggaacaagggaacctacttatcaaccctcccatgcactcttcatcaacaggcgactcaatgttttatcaacccatctactctcttgttaccatcttctttctttctttttctgtagacaaaggtggtcctttttgtttcttaagggaacaagggaacctacttatcaaccatctcatgcactattcatcaacagctgactcaatgttttatcaacccatttactctcttgttacctccttctttttatttctctttttttgtagacaaagctggtcctttttgttttttaagggaacaagggaacctacttatcaaccctcccatgcactcttcatcaacatgtgactcaatgttttgtcaacccatctactctcttgttaccatcttctttctttcttttttctgtagacaaaggtggtcctttttgtttcttaagggaacaagggaacctacttatcaaccatctcatgcactattcatcaacaggtgactcaatgttttatcaacccatttactctcttgttacctccttctttttatttctcttttttggtagacaaaggtggtcctttttggttttttaagggaacaagggaatctacttatcaacctcccatgcactcttttaTCAATagatgactcaatgttttaccaacccatctactcttttgttagctcctttttttttctttttctctacacaaaggtggtcctttttgttttttaagggaacaagggaacctacttatcaaccctccgatGCACtctttcatcaacaggtgactcaatgttttatcaacccatctactatcttgttaccatctttcttttttttctgtacacaaaggtggtcctttttttttacgggaacaagggaacctacttatcaaccctcccatgcactattcatcaacaggtgactcaatgttttatcaacccatctactctcttgttaccatcttctttcttttctgtttctgtagacaaaggtggtcctttttgttttttaagggaacaagggaacctacttatcaaccctcccatgcactcttcatcaacaggtgactcaatgttttatcaacccatctactctcttgttaccatcttctttctttcttttttctgtagacaaaggtggtcctttttgtttcttaagggaacaaggaaacctacttatcaaccatctcatgcactattcatcaacaggtgactcaatgttttatcaacccatctactctcttgttaccatcttctttcttttctgtttctgtagacaaaggtggtcctttttggtttttaagggaacaagggaacctacttatcaacctcccatgcactcttcagcaATACGTGGctgaatgttttaccaacccatctactcttttgttacctccttcttttctttctttttctgtagacaaaggtggtcctttttatttattaagggaacaagggaaacaataattatcaaccctcatattcactattcatcaacacataAGTGCATGTGTTACCTACACATTTCCATTATTTTTCTATATGAAATTtcgtccttttttgttttttaaggtaaCAAGGGAACGgacacctacttatcaaccctcccatgaacTCTTCATCAACACCTTAGTCCATATGTTACCAACACTCCCATTCAGTCTTTATCAACATGTATATGGAAGCTTAACCAACACCTACATTATTATGTTACCAAGAAGGGAATTGCGGAAGAAGGGAATTGTCATGTTGCAAGTCGTAGTTCATTTCATTTGCAAGTGGATTATGTCTGCTCCCTCCCTTttttaaccctaaaatttcactaGCCCAAAAAGAGAATAAGGGAATAGTTAATATATTACTACGTGAACATGTAAAGGGAATTGCCCACGTGCAGCAAGCAAAATAACGTACGACAACCCAACTTGTGTCACGAGCGGAAAGGGAATTGCGGAAGAAGGAAAATCAGTTAAGGCACGTAATCTGTGTGGTCCACAATTACCACGAAAGGGAAACGCGGTTTTATTCCCAAATTGGGTTGTCCGAAACCGATCGCTCGATTTAATACTGGCGcgcgagcgccagctagggccaccctcttctcttttctctccacTCGCATAGGAAGTGGGGGAGTTGGTTATTAGAAGCGCATCCCTAATTCGTTGGAAGATATGCGTAGCTACAGGTGGGGTCGTGTTGTAGTGACTCACCATTAGGAGGGTTTTTGATGATAGGATGATGGAACGATGGTTCCAAATTGAGCAGACCATTAGATCCATGTTTTCTCATATTTGGAGGATGCCTTTGTGAGATTTGCATAGTTCTAGTTTTTACACTTCACAAGCTTTATGCCATGATTAACTTTAGAGGCATTACTCCGGTTTTTATTCTAGTTGTGTGGAACCTTAATATTCCTCTAGGGTACACATATTTTTACGGTTGTTGTATCACAACAAATTAATTACTAGATATAATTTGACTAAGCGTCAGGAAATCTTAGACAAAACATATTTGCTATTGTCTGAAAATTAAAGTATTTACCATTTATTCTTCTCTTGTGACATTGTGAGATAATTGTGGCTGGTATTTTGGACAGTGAGGTGGTGGTGGACTTCGAGAGTTTGTCTAGACTCTGGATCAATAACAAGAGAAGTGCGGTTATCAACATGGTTAATGTTGCATTGTTGCGGAGAATGTGGAAGCACATAAATGACGTTCATTTTGGTCGTTGTACCTGTTATGGGTTGCAGGTGTTGTGGATTCGCTTGGTGAAGATGATGGAAAGGTAGACTTATTTATGTCCAACAAGACATGTGGAGAAGCTGACACTCTAAGTTCGATGCCTGGAGAAGAGAGCGATTGAAGCCCCAGCGCTGTGAAGCTGAAGAAGTGGAGGTTGGTGTCATGTCCACGGATGACAGAGGTGCACTATCGCCGGGTGGTGATTGCCACGGGGTATTCTGATGAGTTGAGATCAAAGAAAGGAGCAGAAAAGAAGTCTTTGGGAAAAGCCTGGTGCCACTATTAGAACTTGTGTCGTGTTATGGCTTCATTCCCTGTTTCCTTTATGCGTTGTGTGTTGAAAAATTGTGTTAGAGGCCTTGGAGGCTTTAGCTTGTGAGTTGGTGGCAGCAAAAGAGTGATGGTCTGTAATGAGATGAACTCAgaaatttcattttcttttcgGAATGGAATGAGGCGGAAGCCTATGTTTCTAAAAAAACACTTCCCAAATGTTTGGGTTTGGAATATAGTGGCAATTTAGTTGCGAGTTTTTCACAGAGCAAACTCCTAAGTCAGCCCATGCTGATCTGCTCCCTTTATTTGTGTGGTGGGGCTTATGCATATTCAATGCGAGTTGTTGTGTATTTAATAACGCTTACTGGATTTTCGCACCAGCAAGATACATTTAAGTTATATGTAAGTTACAAAATTTGAAACTTACTTCTATAGACACAAATGTACATATTCAAATTTCAAACTTTGTAACACACATACCTACATCCATTACCTACCTGccaaatttttttaaatttttttttgagttCTAGAAATACACTTCTTCTAGATGGGagaaataatattttttttattgCGGGGCCTGCTGTTCCTCACCTGCAAACTAACCACCACCACACGTTTATTCGGTGCAGGCAAGCTTGGGCTGACATCCTCCGTGTTGGTTTACACCTTTGctaagagcaactccaatagtatagccggttgttAGCTATAAGCAAGATGTCATGTCATTTATACCCAATATTAGCTAATAAGTACAATAATCGGGTACAACAATGTACTACTTTCTCAATGGATGATGTACATTTTATTCACACAACTTGCCtatgagcacgtgctagagcaagctcttgcataagagcccacttacgTTATCTCTTTTCTTcactctcctccaactagacataaatatattattttaatctctGTAGCTAGCTCACTaggatttattgtacttgctctaacatgATCTACTTTGCTTACCAGATATCCAGTAGAGCTCTTTTACCAGTATTGATATTGTTGTACTGCTAATCTCATAGGTAATTAGTGTTGTAAATTAAATCGATTGGGAATACATCCATGCGTGAACAAACAAGAATGAATATATGTACCTTGTATGTGTAAGCCTAATACATAGTTAGATGTTAATTTTCTATGCATAATGTCAAACAATGTCTTTGTGAGCAAATGTAAGGTTGTGCCTAGCATTATATTTTCATAACTTCGACACAATGTAATATTCCCCCCGGCCTTAAATACTTTCGCAGATTTAGATAAAATATAAGCTAGAATGCATCTAGATTCATTGAACTTGGGATGTGTATTTATGGTACAGTAATTGAAAATGCAGCCTAGAAGTTCTAATCTGTAAAATGTGCTAGCTGAGTGGCAAGGCTTGTGAGTGTGCAGCCAGTCTACCTAGGGTTCGAGTTCCAAGGGAACCGAATTAAAGAATGTGCTATCTAGCGCGTATAAATTCACCGTTGTTGGAGATGTCTCATCATCTATCTAACAACATATAGGCTAAAGAATGGAATCTTCCTCTGTTGGTCAACATGACCACGGTGTACAATTAATCCTATGATTCAGCAAGCCTCACACAATCCGGCGACCCCCAGTGCCCTCGCTTCAGCCTCTTATCCTCAACTGTCTGTTTGCATAGTGTGCAAATGCTTGCTCGGCACGCCCAGCAGAAGACAAATTTCTCATCATCCTACATATGGACGTCATGTAGCCGGTCAGATGCATAGAGAAGGAACCAGTGCTATATATTCAGAAAGATTATCACAAGGGAGCCGCCATGTTAATTACATGCAGTTTTAAGAGAGATATATAGGTTTCTTACCTTGAAGGTCTTTTCGCGGCACCTTGGACATCTCACGACGGCACCTAATGGCTTTAACATATTCCGCATCTGGTTTCCAAATTGCAGTTGGTCCATCTCCCTCTCCCACTCCGCCGTATCTCTAGCCTCAAATAGTCGACAGTTCCTATAGTTAATGGACAAATTTATGTGATAGTCTGTTAGACGATACTATGGACCGAGAGATAAGCAAGACAAATATCCAGGATGCCTCCCCTTGTTTGAAGGAACAGAAAGAATGTGAATGGTTTACCTGAAATGATCGTAGCCAGCGATTGCCTTGCCGCAACGGAAGCAAAAAAACTGGCCACAGTTACTACACACCATTTTGTTGCAGCCTTCACTCTTGGCGATGGCAATTCTGCAATTTGGACATAACCGAACATCCTTGTACAACTCTTTGATGTTCAGCAGTTCCTGTGCCACCTCCTTCTCAGTCATCCTGCCTGACGCCTGTGACAGTACAATAACTTAAAATAAACGACATATGGTTGATAAAAAATGAGTTTACTCCCAGTTTCCATCCAATGCTACCAGGGAAGATATTTTGGTGGCATTTTACCTTCCGGCGCTGGAGTTTCTGTTCTGGAGTTAGACACTGCTTTCCTGGATGCCATAATTCCTTGCAAAAGCCGCAAAAGGTAAACGAACATTGCGGGCATTGTGCAGTGTTATCCTCATCTTCCACACAAGCAATCACACACTTTGGGCAGTAAACCACGTCCGCCATCGAGTCTAATGCTTTCTCAAGAGCAAGTCTATCCCAACGTTCAAATTCTTCTTCGTTAAGAAGCCTCTTTAACAAGTAGTGTGGAATGGAAGTATTGCACTTGGCGTCGGGGCATACTAACTGAAATAAAGTGCCTTCCTTCACATGCATGCTGCATAACGTCTCCATGCACTTCATGCAAAACAAGTGGTGACATGGAAGCTTGATGAAGTTGGAACCTAAATGATTCAAAATTAAAGTTAGTTTATGGGATAATGATCATGGATTAAGGTAATTCAGCATCCCAAGAAACTTCATTGGAAAGAAAAATATCGCAGAAATCGCATACGAATCATATAACAGATTGGCtccttgctattactgctgcataAAGAAGATGCCCAAGAGGAAACCGTTTTTACCTTTGGTCTGGTTAAGGCATATCATGCACGTATGGAGATCATCAAGAAAAGCTTGATAGTGTTTCTTACTACTGTAAGTGAGCATGGAAGGGATCGTAGACTCCAACGGGAGACTTCTCGAGATTGCACGTCTGTCTCTTCTATATGTTGGAGTGTCTTGACCTAACATTATCTTGCCATCAAACCAGAGATGTAACAAAGAAGAGTTGTGTATCCACTCAACCCATTGATATACCACTTCCTGTCCTGTCAGCTCTGCCCAGATGGTGTCAAGCATCTCACAAAGTTGGGAAACATTAGGCTCATCCATCCATTTAGAGGTGACTGTAAAATATGGTGGCTCTTTGCTAGGATATGACTTTGGAAATAGGCATGTCAGTATCAAAGGAGGAAGGTACTCAAAGTTGCAGGTGTAAGAGAAGTCATCTGATCCAACATTATGTTCTTTTGTTGCATCATCATCAGGACACGCTCCACATTTTGTTTTCTTGTTAGCTGAAGAAAGCTTGGCACACACTTCAGCATCATCATGAAGATCGTAGCGTATGAAAATCTGTAATTAAGGTGGTAAAATTAGATGGCATTAGTTCAACCAAGATTTCCACCATCCAAGAATAAATGAAATAGTAGCATCGGCAAGTAATTAATAACCTGGAAATATCGGAGCCCTCCTTTGTTTTCTAGTTCAACGAGGTCATCCCCGTATATTGCTTCCAGTGCCATCAGCTGCAGTGAAGATGAAATTTGCAAATGGATGAGAATGACCATGGTACAATTGCATTATTTTGTtcgagcaagataaaaataatcgCGATCCAGTGAACAGGAAAACTGCATCGCAAGTTCGCAAATATAAATGCAGCACAGCAAAACTAAAAAATTCAATGTGCTCCTTCCGATTTAAATTACTTGACGCGGACTCGGGTAAAATGTTTCATAAAATCTGTCTACTGTGACAAGTAATTTAGATCAGGGAGTACACCATTACTGAAATTTCCCAAATTAATCAGTATACCCGACCTCGTCGTCCTGTCGCTCCTGGTTGTTTCGTATCTCGTCAGCCTCGCCCACAGCATGAAGGCGCAGTCCCGCCGCAGCCGCGTCCATGGCGGCTTCCTCGAGCCTCGactccgcctcggccgccgcgACCCACGGGGAGTCCAGGTCGAGCACGTCCGCATCGGCGCCGTCGTGGCACCACACCTGCCTCGCCTCTGCCTCTGCGGcccgcgacgaggacgacgacgaggaggaggatgcctcGGATAagaacttgggggaggggtcgcTCTGGGGTTCGAGCGCTCGCGATGTCGTGGCGCCGACGGAAGCTGTCGCCATGGCGGGAGCTCGTGAGTTGTCGTTGGGTACGGATTGTAGACGCTGCTCGCTTTCGTCGCCCCCACGGTGGGCTTTGTGTAGTTTTTAGTAggtgaaaaaaaaaattacaatgcCTGGGCTGTGGGCCTGTGGCGCTGGGCTAGGAAAACAATCCGCGAGTGATGCTGGCATACATGCCGATAATATCATGCAAACTTCCCCGAAAAAAAAATAGTCATGCTGaacttttttttgcgagaaatccaccgatctattaataatcatcaacagtagtacaaatagtctaaaaagtaaagaaaattacaaattagaactttgaccacctagcgacgactacagacactagcacgagccaagggcgcgccgctgtcctcgcccctccatccccggaatcaggcaaagcttgtcgtagcagagcttgttgtagtagacagacgtgaagtcgtcgtgctaaggtcctaAAGGActagcgcaccagagcagcaaccatcgccaacgATGATAACCATAGATCGaaagagactgacatgaaaccacaccaacaaacacgaaaaccgaccggatcccatGAGATCCGACGGCCGCACAACTCCACGTACCCTccgtcagcgctagatgcaccactggagcgaggatagggcggggaggaccttattctgacttcaggatgtagccgacgcctcaccatcccaaaaaagagactgaaaagcaaactaaatttaGAACGAAAAGTCCCCGCCGCCGAAGGACCgtagtccgccacacctccaaggccccaaggccaccggaagTAGAGCGGACCGGCGGTATCGCCGGCAaggaggacggaaccctagatgggtttcgtGCCTTTTTCTGCCGCCTCCTGCTAAGTCATGCTGAACTTGTATTACAACATAATAGTCTGATGTAGGACAATAGCCAAATGCTTGTTTGGAAAGCCCTGTCATGTTAATATATATAGACAAATAACTTGTATAATACAAGTTAGGATGTTGCCATGAAATACAAGGGTTTACGCAGATTGTTGAGTTTTTTTCTCTCCAAAAGGTGGTAGAGAACCCACATTTAGTATTAATTTTTCAATAAAGGACTGGCAATAACGAAATCAAACAATCATAAACCATCACGCCACTCCTATAAACCTGACAATGAGGGAGATCATACCATCATGGCCTTGTACCCTAGACTCACAACAACGCTTCACCCGCTAAATTCGGGGGCATCACCGAGTCAACTTCTCGCGAACCAGGAGCACACATCTGGTCCAACAGACCATCAATGTGCATAGATGCACACACTCGATGCCCTTATTCTACCATTGATCAATCTTTCGGACAGAGATCATCGGAATCCTCGCCAATCCTACCATTGACGCCGCCACAACGCTAGATATCGCCACCGTCTTGCGCTCGTCCATCATCAGGCGTTCATCAACGATACCCTGCTGCACAATGACGTTGAGACTTGCCGTTATCAATGTTGCAGATATGATGTTGCACCTCCTCCTGGTCCATCAACCATCATCTGCTTCAAAACGACGCCTTAGCGAAGAAGAAAGACACTGATAGTGCCAGCCATCACAAGATTCTAGAGACCGAAATCTAGTGTTTGCCCTGGAGCAACCCAAGTGAGGAGTGATGACTCCAAcaataatgccttcaacaaggtagcgGCAAAtagacgccaccatcatccaccATGACCGAAGTCAGGGCTTGGTTTTCATCACAATCACGCCTCCCCAACTCTTAGTCGGCTGGATCACTCCAAAGAGACGCGGATCAGCTTCGGCCCAGCCCCCAACCGCATGTGTATGCCCACACACTGCACTGATGAAGAATTTAGGAATGTACCTACATCGACGGCCCTTCACCTCCGCCCATTGCGATCatccccccacccccccccccacacacacacacgggAAGGTAGCCGAGGGAGGCTCATTAAAAATGTCCTAAGAGacctttttcgaaatggaggattgatgcgtgtaattgacacgtccgttgggaaccccaagaggaaggtgtgatgcgcacagcggcaagtttccctcagttagaaaccaaggtttaatcgaaccagtaggagtcaagaagcacgttgaaggttgatggcggcgggatgtagtgcggcgcaacaccggagattccggcgccaacgtggaactcgcacaacacaaccaaaatactttgccccaacgaa includes these proteins:
- the LOC124671289 gene encoding E3 ubiquitin-protein ligase RNF14-like; this encodes MATASVGATTSRALEPQSDPSPKFLSEASSSSSSSSSRAAEAEARQVWCHDGADADVLDLDSPWVAAAEAESRLEEAAMDAAAAGLRLHAVGEADEIRNNQERQDDELMALEAIYGDDLVELENKGGLRYFQIFIRYDLHDDAEVCAKLSSANKKTKCGACPDDDATKEHNVGSDDFSYTCNFEYLPPLILTCLFPKSYPSKEPPYFTVTSKWMDEPNVSQLCEMLDTIWAELTGQEVVYQWVEWIHNSSLLHLWFDGKIMLGQDTPTYRRDRRAISRSLPLESTIPSMLTYSSKKHYQAFLDDLHTCMICLNQTKGSNFIKLPCHHLFCMKCMETLCSMHVKEGTLFQLVCPDAKCNTSIPHYLLKRLLNEEEFERWDRLALEKALDSMADVVYCPKCVIACVEDEDNTAQCPQCSFTFCGFCKELWHPGKQCLTPEQKLQRRKASGRMTEKEVAQELLNIKELYKDVRLCPNCRIAIAKSEGCNKMVCSNCGQFFCFRCGKAIAGYDHFRNCRLFEARDTAEWEREMDQLQFGNQMRNMLKPLGAVVRCPRCREKTFKDDEKFVFCWACRASICTLCKQTVEDKRLKRGHWGSPDCVRLAES